Proteins from one Cydia fagiglandana chromosome 13, ilCydFagi1.1, whole genome shotgun sequence genomic window:
- the LOC134669856 gene encoding multiple inositol polyphosphate phosphatase 1-like, producing the protein MISILVLSLISLVGAASESCYWNRPCPNLLHSTKTAYETIRGDIRDYPDPESCEAVSIWSLHRHGNRNPGSSSIDMKRLIDAVQGQIIRAHEDGRSHLCAQDIEAFRKWTFNDTILDSQAYLTGTGYNELFDIAKRLRQRYPHLVQGAPEDYYLRPTDSQRTIASVMGFVHGLTDETNLNITFDGPFERDDVIRPYENCQRYQHDVRGGALLEEQLKEYAKSAEYVALQKAVQERLGITYQLSASDVYTLYEICRSHRTWTPTLQDAWCAAFSDQDLVVLEYRDDVHSYYRTGYGSWVNQRMAGPLFKDLRERMQAAARGEGHKLVSYFSHSAMTEMAFVAFGLFRDATAAIGARRDPARKWRTSFIAAFSTNMMVVLNRCMESETQTHRVQFFINEKATELCPLAGCSWQQFEELLQDFDDDLEFCSPDYPEPETTAAPGTAARSLAAAGLLALQAAFVICFILST; encoded by the exons ATGATCTCAATCCTCGTCCTCAGTCTAATCAGCCTGGTCGGAGCAGCCAGCGAGAGCTGCTATTGGAACCGGCCATGCCCCAACCTCCTGCACTCCACCAAAACTGCTTACGAAACTATCCGCGGGGACATAAGGGACTATCCTGACCCTGAAT CATGTGAGGCTGTCAGCATTTGGTCGCTGCACCGGCACGGCAACCGCAATCCCGGCTCGTCCTCCATCGACATGAAGCGGCTCATCGACGCCGTCCAGGGGCAGATCATCCGGGCCCACGAGGACGGCCGCAGCCATCTCTGTGCTCAG GACATTGAAGCTTTCCGCAAATGGACTTTCAACGATACGATCCTGGATTCGCAAGCGTACCTGACTGGTACCGGCTACAACGAGCTGTTCGACATCGCCAAGCGGCTGCGCCAGCGCTACCCGCACCTGGTGCAGGGCGCTCCCGAGGACTACTACCTCCGGCCGACCGACTCGCAGCGCACCATCGCCAGCGTCATGGGCTTCGTGCATGGATTAACCGACGAAACAAACCTTAACATCACCTTCGACGGGCCTTTTGAGAGAGACGACGTGATCAGG CCTTACGAAAACTGCCAGAGATATCAGCATGATGTGAGAGGAGGTGCTTTACTTGAAGAGCAATTGAAAGAATATGCTAAATCTGCGGAATACGTAGCC CTTCAGAAAGCAGTTCAAGAGCGGCTGGGCATCACGTACCAGCTGAGCGCCTCGGACGTGTACACGCTGTACGAGATCTGCCGCAGCCACCGCACGTGGACGCCGACCCTGCAGGACGCCTGGTGCGCCGCCTTCTCCGACCAGGATCTCGTGGTGCTGGAGTACCGCGACGATGTCCACTCCTACTACAGGACCGGCTACGGCTCATGG GTGAACCAGCGAATGGCCGGCCCCCTGTTCAAGGACCTGCGCGAGCGCAtgcaggcggcggcgcgcggcgagGGCCACAAGCTCGTGTCGTACTTCTCTCACAGCGCCATGACGGAGATGGCGTTCGTGGCGTTTGGCCTGTTCCGTGACGCCACCGCCGCCATCGGCGCCAGGAGAGACCCTGCCCGCAAGTGGCGCACCAGCTTCATTGCTGCCTTCTCCACTAACATGATGGTGGTTCTAAATAG atgCATGGAATCCGAGACTCAAACTCACCGAGTCCAGTTCTTCATCAACGAAAAGGCGACGGAACTGTGTCCGCTGGCGGGGTGCTCCTGGCAGCAGTTCGAGGAGCTTTTGCAGGACTTCGACGACGACCTGGAGTTCTGCAGCCCCGACTACCCGGAGCCCGAGACGACGGCGGCGCCCGGCACCGCCGCACGGAGCCTCGCCGCGGCCGGCCTGCTCGCCCTGCAAGCTGCATTTGTGATCTGTTTTATCTTATCTACCTAA